CTGATCACTATTTTCAACGCTATTTTAATAACGTTTGTGTTGAAAATTAGCTCGCCTGGCGATCGCCAATATTAGCGTTTGCGGTAGGGAACCATTGTATCAATATTGATATCGCCCAAAGCAACGCGAGTTGCGGGATTGATAATCGGAGAAACAGCCCGTGCTAAACCCAAGAAATTGGACGGATCGCCCGCTTTGGCTTGTTTTTCTTGGGGAATAAAGCGACGAACCTCGTTTTGCCAGACCAGTTGAGGGAACCCAAGCTGGTTACGGTGGTATTCGTTATAGCGAGGTGTTCTGAGATTAAAAGGAACTTCCCCTTCATTGCGCTGAAGCAGCACCCGACGGCGTTGGTAAGGAACCGTATCATAACCGAAGTTATCCAGGTATTCATCGCTATCGAGTAACTCATCAATAAAGCCTTTAGGGCCTTTGTTAGCAACCACAATAGACCATGCGATCTTTTCACGTTCGCTATAAACGTCCCGTCCGAGGATGCGTTGAACACACATCTCGACAAAACGGTAGTTGCTATTGGTTTGGTAGTTACGAGACAGGAAGGGATCGGAAGTCGCTAAACCCCGAATAAAGTCCCGCACGTTAATTTGACCAAACTTAAGCTGAGACTCTAAGCAAGTTTGAACATTGCTTTTGAGCATTTGATGCTCGC
The sequence above is drawn from the Planktothrix serta PCC 8927 genome and encodes:
- a CDS encoding phycobilisome rod-core linker polypeptide, with translation MALPLLSYGPTSRNVRVAGFEVAGDEQPRIFTAENMPSGTEWNDIIWAAYRQIYSEHQMLKSNVQTCLESQLKFGQINVRDFIRGLATSDPFLSRNYQTNSNYRFVEMCVQRILGRDVYSEREKIAWSIVVANKGPKGFIDELLDSDEYLDNFGYDTVPYQRRRVLLQRNEGEVPFNLRTPRYNEYHRNQLGFPQLVWQNEVRRFIPQEKQAKAGDPSNFLGLARAVSPIINPATRVALGDINIDTMVPYRKR